A window of uncultured Litoreibacter sp. contains these coding sequences:
- a CDS encoding BolA family transcriptional regulator, whose translation MGIVSEIEQKLAAAFQPSVLEVVDDSESHRGHAGFQEGGESHFNVKIVSDKFGGMSRIARHRAVHGAIGSEIIGRIHALALDISD comes from the coding sequence ATGGGGATAGTTTCGGAAATTGAGCAAAAGCTCGCTGCGGCGTTTCAGCCCAGCGTATTGGAGGTGGTCGATGACAGCGAAAGCCATCGGGGCCATGCCGGGTTTCAGGAAGGCGGCGAAAGCCATTTCAACGTGAAAATCGTGTCAGACAAGTTTGGCGGCATGTCCCGAATTGCCCGCCATCGGGCCGTTCACGGAGCAATCGGGTCGGAGATTATCGGCCGGATTCACGCGCTTGCGCTGGACATTTCAGACTGA
- a CDS encoding vWA domain-containing protein, with product MMLTMPEILNRRVWAGLALVGALSACDTTGVRDGAVLVDPVIEDPIVVEEAPVALESPAESAVIAKRVPSRSPRAPRRGVLTAGDIDDALNLAAFARYQAGAAKRLKLARTNLSKPVLARITTFDGKPAPGVRVTLRKPGAADAFYTGYSGVDGLVSVFPAAYGHGRPGAVELRAFPEGQGVAVTQKIATNGTRANVSIADAEGWKPDFLDLAFVVDTTGSMGDELAWLTKELKSIVRQARRAAPGVDIRYGLVVYRDRGDQYVVRNYGFTKSQGQMQKWLRAQNAGGGGDYPEAAAEALMAGANLNWRRGKGERLMFHIADAPPHDRDAKTYLKAARRAAAKDVQVFGLGASGVGAESEFLMRQASVLSNGRYLFLTDDSGVGYGHAEPTISCYQVSRLNDLMVRVLKSELSGTRVEAKPGSVIRQVGSYRRGVCLN from the coding sequence ATGATGCTGACAATGCCAGAAATATTGAACCGCAGAGTATGGGCTGGATTGGCCTTGGTAGGGGCGTTGTCCGCCTGTGACACCACCGGCGTCCGGGACGGGGCAGTGCTGGTTGATCCTGTGATTGAGGACCCCATTGTTGTCGAAGAGGCCCCGGTCGCGTTGGAAAGCCCGGCAGAATCCGCAGTCATTGCCAAACGGGTTCCGTCGCGCAGCCCGCGCGCGCCAAGGCGGGGCGTTTTGACCGCAGGCGACATTGACGACGCGCTGAACCTCGCGGCGTTTGCCCGCTATCAAGCCGGAGCGGCGAAGCGCCTCAAACTGGCGCGCACCAACCTGTCCAAGCCGGTGCTGGCGCGGATCACCACATTTGACGGCAAGCCCGCACCCGGCGTACGGGTCACCTTGCGCAAACCAGGGGCGGCGGATGCGTTCTACACCGGCTATTCCGGCGTTGACGGCTTGGTCAGCGTGTTCCCGGCGGCCTATGGCCACGGGCGACCCGGCGCAGTGGAATTGCGCGCGTTCCCAGAGGGGCAGGGCGTGGCAGTCACGCAAAAAATTGCGACCAATGGCACCCGCGCCAATGTATCCATCGCGGATGCTGAGGGCTGGAAGCCCGATTTCCTTGACCTGGCCTTTGTCGTGGACACCACCGGCAGCATGGGCGACGAGCTGGCCTGGCTGACCAAGGAGCTAAAATCCATCGTGCGGCAAGCCCGCCGGGCCGCGCCGGGGGTCGATATCCGCTACGGATTGGTCGTCTACCGCGACCGGGGCGACCAATATGTGGTGCGCAACTACGGGTTCACCAAGTCGCAAGGACAGATGCAGAAATGGCTGCGCGCGCAAAACGCGGGCGGCGGCGGGGACTACCCGGAGGCTGCGGCAGAGGCGTTGATGGCGGGTGCCAACCTGAACTGGAGGCGCGGCAAAGGGGAACGGCTGATGTTTCACATCGCCGACGCGCCGCCGCATGACCGTGACGCCAAAACCTACCTGAAAGCGGCGCGGCGCGCGGCGGCCAAGGATGTGCAGGTCTTTGGGCTGGGTGCCAGCGGCGTGGGCGCGGAATCGGAGTTTCTGATGCGTCAGGCCTCGGTGCTGTCCAACGGGCGCTACCTGTTTCTGACCGATGACAGCGGCGTGGGCTACGGCCACGCGGAACCGACGATCAGCTGCTACCAGGTGTCCCGGCTGAACGACCTGATGGTGCGGGTGCTGAAATCAGAGCTGTCGGGCACACGCGTCGAGGCGAAACCGGGCTCTGTCATCCGGCAGGTCGGCAGCTATCGGCGCGGGGTTTGCTTGAATTGA
- a CDS encoding NADH:flavin oxidoreductase/NADH oxidase family protein, with translation MTAHRFSEPLDLPCGIRLKNRFARSAMTEALAGANDAPNDGHQKLYTEWSKGGVALQMTGNVMVDRRYLERPGNVVVEDDTNLYALRAWAEAAKSGGSKIFMQISHPGRQCPIVVNTRPLSPSAEKLRILGLFGKPKAMTSDDIQDAIRRYAMTAEIAQKAGFDGVQIHAAHGYLISQFLSPITNQRTDEWGGSLENRAKFLRQVYAATRLAVGKDFPVAVKLNSADFQKGGFTIEDSCQVAQWLEQDGIDLIELSGGTYEQMSFVNGTEEQQRESTVKREAYFLEYAREVRKAVSVPLAVTGGFRSVAAMEQGLVEDGIDMIGLARPLCVQPHAVNTILEGTAERIGINEDGLMIGQGRFGANAQNWLIKLINTVSQVEYYAWQMNRMSRGLMPQTDARNNAIGYFVWYLNRTTMLGLRRKFARRS, from the coding sequence ATGACCGCGCATAGATTTTCCGAACCGCTCGACCTGCCTTGCGGCATACGTCTGAAAAACCGCTTTGCCCGCAGCGCTATGACCGAAGCGCTTGCCGGGGCGAATGACGCGCCGAATGACGGGCACCAAAAGCTCTATACAGAATGGTCCAAGGGCGGCGTTGCCCTTCAGATGACCGGTAATGTCATGGTCGACCGACGCTATCTTGAACGGCCCGGCAACGTGGTTGTCGAAGATGACACCAACCTCTACGCGCTACGCGCCTGGGCAGAGGCCGCGAAGTCAGGTGGCAGCAAGATCTTTATGCAAATCAGCCACCCCGGACGTCAGTGCCCTATCGTGGTGAACACCCGGCCCTTGTCACCGTCAGCAGAAAAGCTGCGCATTCTTGGCCTGTTCGGCAAACCGAAGGCCATGACCTCTGATGATATCCAAGACGCCATCCGGCGCTATGCCATGACCGCGGAAATTGCGCAAAAGGCGGGGTTTGACGGCGTGCAGATACATGCCGCACACGGCTACCTGATTAGCCAGTTCCTGTCGCCGATCACTAACCAGCGCACCGATGAATGGGGCGGATCACTTGAGAACCGTGCCAAGTTTTTGCGGCAAGTCTATGCCGCCACGCGACTTGCCGTTGGCAAGGACTTCCCGGTAGCAGTCAAGCTGAACTCTGCCGATTTCCAGAAGGGCGGATTTACCATCGAAGACAGCTGCCAGGTCGCCCAATGGCTGGAACAGGACGGCATTGACCTGATCGAGCTGTCAGGCGGCACATATGAACAGATGAGCTTCGTGAACGGAACCGAAGAACAACAACGCGAAAGCACAGTCAAACGCGAGGCCTATTTTCTGGAATATGCCCGCGAGGTGCGAAAGGCCGTCTCCGTTCCGCTGGCGGTGACAGGCGGATTTCGCAGCGTGGCCGCCATGGAGCAGGGACTTGTAGAAGATGGCATCGACATGATCGGTCTGGCCCGCCCCTTATGCGTTCAGCCACATGCGGTTAACACCATTCTTGAAGGCACCGCCGAACGCATTGGCATCAATGAAGATGGGCTGATGATCGGTCAGGGCCGGTTCGGTGCGAATGCGCAAAATTGGTTGATTAAGCTGATCAACACGGTGTCGCAGGTCGAATATTACGCCTGGCAGATGAACCGCATGTCGCGTGGGCTGATGCCTCAGACTGACGCGCGCAACAACGCAATCGGATATTTTGTTTGGTATCTCAACCGGACGACGATGCTGGGGTTGCGTCGCAAATTCGCCCGCCGGTCTTAG
- the cobS gene encoding cobaltochelatase subunit CobS: MADGSIDLNAKPTEDVSVREVFGIDSDITVKGFADRTERVPDLDTTYKFDPDTTLAILAGFSHNRRVMIQGYHGTGKSTHIEQVASRLNWPCVRVNLDSHISRIDLIGKDAIKLKDGVQVTEFQEGILPWALRNPTAIVFDEYDAGRADVMFVIQRVLEVDGKLTLLDQNKVINPHPHFRIFATANTVGLGDTTGLYHGTQQINQGQMDRWSLVTTLNYLSHDAEAAIVLAKNPTYNTEKGRKTVGQMVTVADLTRTAFMNGDLSTLMSPRTVIAWAQNTMIFKDVGYAFRTSFLNKCDELERETVAEFYQRCFDEELPESAASVSLG; this comes from the coding sequence ATGGCCGACGGCAGCATCGATTTGAACGCGAAACCAACCGAAGATGTCTCGGTGCGCGAAGTGTTTGGAATCGACAGCGACATTACGGTCAAAGGATTTGCCGACCGCACCGAACGGGTGCCTGATCTGGACACGACCTACAAGTTCGACCCCGACACCACTTTGGCTATTCTCGCAGGCTTCAGCCATAATCGCCGGGTGATGATCCAGGGCTATCACGGCACAGGGAAGTCCACCCACATCGAACAGGTGGCCTCGCGGTTGAACTGGCCGTGCGTGCGGGTGAACCTCGACAGCCACATCTCGCGGATCGACCTGATCGGCAAGGACGCCATCAAGCTGAAAGACGGCGTGCAAGTCACCGAGTTTCAGGAAGGCATCCTGCCTTGGGCGCTGCGCAATCCGACCGCGATTGTGTTCGACGAATACGATGCAGGCCGCGCGGATGTGATGTTCGTGATCCAGCGGGTGCTGGAAGTGGACGGCAAGCTGACGCTGCTCGACCAGAACAAAGTGATCAACCCGCACCCCCATTTCCGCATCTTCGCGACCGCCAACACGGTTGGCTTGGGCGACACGACGGGTCTGTATCACGGCACGCAGCAGATCAACCAAGGCCAGATGGACCGCTGGTCGCTTGTGACCACGCTGAATTACCTCAGCCATGACGCGGAAGCCGCGATCGTGTTGGCCAAGAACCCAACCTACAACACCGAAAAAGGGCGCAAAACCGTGGGCCAGATGGTGACCGTCGCGGACCTGACCCGCACGGCCTTCATGAACGGAGATCTGTCTACGCTTATGTCGCCACGTACCGTTATCGCATGGGCGCAAAACACCATGATTTTCAAGGATGTAGGCTACGCGTTCCGCACCTCCTTCCTGAACAAATGCGACGAGCTGGAGCGCGAGACAGTGGCCGAGTTCTACCAGCGCTGCTTTGACGAAGAGCTGCCCGAAAGCGCCGCTTCCGTTAGCCTCGGGTGA
- a CDS encoding DUF4177 domain-containing protein yields MSAFEYRAVPAPRKGKSGKGTRGAPAKFANAVTGLMNEMGTDGWEYLRADTLPCEERQGLTGKTVKYHSMLVFRRPVEEVATEVEEAEETLALAAPVDEPEPVEEPEIVEETVDAAPEEDMPEPANDDAEKRDHVAAE; encoded by the coding sequence ATGTCCGCTTTTGAGTACCGCGCCGTTCCGGCCCCTCGCAAAGGCAAATCCGGCAAAGGCACGCGCGGCGCACCGGCGAAATTCGCTAATGCCGTCACCGGCCTGATGAACGAGATGGGCACCGATGGCTGGGAATACCTGCGCGCCGACACCCTGCCCTGCGAAGAACGTCAGGGCCTGACTGGCAAGACGGTGAAATACCATTCCATGCTGGTCTTCCGTCGCCCCGTCGAAGAGGTGGCGACCGAGGTGGAAGAAGCGGAGGAAACGCTCGCGCTCGCAGCACCCGTGGACGAACCTGAGCCGGTGGAAGAGCCTGAAATCGTTGAAGAAACGGTTGATGCCGCTCCTGAAGAAGACATGCCCGAACCTGCCAATGACGACGCGGAAAAACGCGACCACGTCGCCGCCGAGTAA
- a CDS encoding DUF6502 family protein translates to MCKLHIMLQVLDSLLAPLARLMVARGVAFPDLAERLKVHYVAAAARSGAKTDSRISVITGLQRRDIARLRAEPPREERPNHLATLIARWQTDRAYVGQPIPKSGPAPSFEALANDIRRDIHPRTMLDTLEAAGTVTVEQDHITLAQTSYQPLAGSEDQIAYLAHNLGDHMAAATDNVTGHTPPHFERAVHYEGLTAAQIALLQADHREAQMQVFERLSAKAAAMKVLPSGEATHRFRAGAYFYPTDAAQQDAQE, encoded by the coding sequence ATGTGTAAATTGCACATCATGCTTCAGGTACTGGATTCCCTGCTCGCCCCCCTCGCCCGCCTCATGGTGGCCCGCGGCGTGGCGTTCCCTGACTTGGCCGAACGGCTGAAGGTGCATTACGTGGCCGCCGCCGCCCGCTCCGGCGCAAAGACGGACAGCCGCATCTCCGTGATCACCGGGTTGCAACGCCGCGACATCGCGCGTCTTCGGGCCGAGCCGCCACGTGAGGAACGCCCCAACCACCTCGCCACGCTCATTGCACGATGGCAGACCGACCGGGCCTATGTGGGCCAGCCGATCCCAAAATCCGGCCCCGCCCCGTCCTTTGAAGCGCTCGCCAATGATATCCGCCGCGACATCCACCCGCGCACCATGCTCGACACCTTGGAAGCCGCGGGAACTGTTACCGTTGAGCAAGACCACATCACGCTGGCGCAGACCTCCTACCAACCGCTGGCGGGCAGCGAGGATCAGATTGCCTATCTCGCCCATAACCTCGGGGATCACATGGCGGCCGCAACAGATAACGTCACCGGCCACACGCCCCCACATTTTGAACGCGCGGTGCATTACGAGGGCCTGACCGCCGCGCAGATCGCGCTGCTGCAGGCCGATCACCGCGAGGCCCAGATGCAGGTGTTCGAACGGCTCTCCGCCAAGGCCGCCGCAATGAAGGTATTGCCCTCTGGCGAGGCCACCCATAGGTTCAGGGCCGGGGCCTATTTTTACCCCACAGATGCAGCCCAGCAGGACGCGCAAGAATGA
- a CDS encoding J domain-containing protein yields the protein MARAPFDPFEFDISVSTDKKKRARGRRGMSGAVETSQRQCEAPGCEEPGQYRAPKSPDVLDDFYWFCKAHAREYNLKWNFFETHTQEEMERQMSSDKVWERPTKPMKKGEEQRAWSRLGVDDPMAVLGENATRNPGRNGGNAGRKLPPTERQALEILDGKPDMGKKELRKLYKALIKVLHPDMNGGNRADEDQLQQVVWAWDQIKESRNFAD from the coding sequence ATGGCGCGCGCCCCGTTCGACCCGTTTGAATTCGATATTTCCGTTTCCACCGACAAGAAAAAACGCGCCCGCGGCCGCCGCGGCATGTCGGGTGCGGTCGAAACCTCTCAGCGCCAATGCGAAGCTCCCGGCTGCGAAGAGCCCGGCCAGTATCGCGCGCCCAAAAGCCCTGACGTGCTGGATGATTTCTACTGGTTCTGCAAAGCGCATGCCCGCGAATACAACCTGAAATGGAACTTCTTCGAGACCCATACTCAGGAAGAGATGGAACGCCAGATGTCGTCGGACAAGGTATGGGAACGCCCCACCAAGCCGATGAAAAAGGGTGAGGAGCAGCGCGCCTGGTCCCGCCTAGGCGTGGACGATCCGATGGCCGTACTGGGCGAGAACGCCACCCGCAACCCGGGCCGCAACGGCGGCAATGCCGGGCGCAAGCTGCCACCGACCGAGCGGCAGGCGCTGGAGATTCTCGACGGCAAGCCCGACATGGGAAAGAAGGAGCTGCGCAAGCTCTACAAGGCGCTCATCAAGGTACTTCACCCAGACATGAACGGTGGCAACCGCGCCGATGAGGACCAGCTGCAGCAGGTGGTCTGGGCCTGGGACCAGATCAAGGAAAGCCGCAATTTCGCGGACTAG